A genomic stretch from Megalobrama amblycephala isolate DHTTF-2021 linkage group LG22, ASM1881202v1, whole genome shotgun sequence includes:
- the cebp1 gene encoding CCAAT/enhancer binding protein (C/EBP) 1 → MSVSNSSPSSICMFTLHHQSSTSPDGTLPLDSDSTAQMPQMDGGLYGQQMGFPKMPDNRSMEQMMGLGYLPYPSCLNGTNTERGAQQSHGAPQDFSQFLLPAPVSTLRQAGQKRGLSKDSVEYRLRRERNNIAVRKSRDKARRRIQLTQQRALQLQDENHRLQLHIQRLSHEVDALRHYLSQRHLQAKEQDGGGQDNC, encoded by the exons ATGTCCGTCTCCAACAGCTCTCCTTCCTCCATCTGTATGTTTACACTCCATCATCAGTCCTCTACCTCTCCGGACGGGACTCTGCCTCTGGACTCCGACTCCACCGCGCAGATGCCTCAGATGGACGGGGGTCTGTACGGCCAGCAGATGGGCTTTCCAAAGATGCCGGACAACCGGAGCATGGAGCAGATGATGGGGTTGGGTTACCTGCCGTATCCCTCCTGTCTGAACGGCACGAACACCGAACGAGGAGCGCAGCAGAGTCACGGCGCTCCACAG GATTTTTCGCAGTTTCTTCTGCCAGCCCCAGTGTCCACCCTCCGCCAGGCCGGACAGAAGAGAGGCCTGAGCAAAGACAGCGTTGAATATCGCCTGCGCAGAGAGCGGAACAACATCGCCGTGAGGAAGAGCCGCGATAAAGCGCGCCGCCGGATCCAGCTGACCCAGCAGAGGGCGCTGCAGCTACAGGACGAGAATCACAGACTGCAGCTGCACATACAGCGTCTGTCGCACGAGGTGGACGCGCTCAGACACTACctgtcacagcgccacctacaggccaAAGAGCAGGACGGCGGGGGACAGGACAACTGTTGA